Genomic segment of Deltaproteobacteria bacterium:
TATTGGCGCCGCTCTTGGCACCCGGTCTATGGCACCGACCGACTTAAACCGGGTCGTGCGGTGCCGATTCGATTTTTCAGCGAAGATTTTACGCTCTATCGCGGCGAGTCCGGCATACCGCATGTCGTCGATTTTCGCTGTGCGCATCGCGGCACGCAGCTCTCGGTTGGCTGGGTCGAGGGCGAGGATATTCGCTGTTTCTATCACGGTTGGAAGTACGACTGCTCGGGTCAAGGTGCGCACCAATCTCTACATCATGCCGAACATTCCCTATATCAAGGGCTCGCCGGAGGACGACCGCGAAGACTGGCGCGACGCGTTCGCCTGGCGCGTGCCGAAATCTGGGCACGCGAACTGCGAGCGCTGGCCGAGGGACAGCCGCTCAAAGGGTGGAGGCTTGCCGACTACACGCGCGCCCAGGTGGGGGTGTGAAAGATCTATTCGTTATTGCGCAATGTGTCATCCTGAGCGGAGCGAAGGACTTGCTTCTTCCCGGGTGCACCAGGAAAAAAGCACATTCTTCGTCGCACGGCTCCTCAGAATGACAACAGGGGCGGCTAGCTTGCCGCCGACGCTCTCCGTCCCGCTGACAAAGTAAAATCGTTTCTGCGAATGTAGACGCTCGCCGGCCCAGGTTTTTTGGCGATGTCTTCGACTAGTTTTACCAACGGCTTGCGGGCGTCGAGATATTCTTTTCTCGGCGGTGCGTTTTTCAACGCGTCGACAAACTCGGGCCCGGCGTAGTAGCGCATGATCAGCTCTTCGTCGGAGACGCTCGGACCGCCGTATTGGGCGCGCACTTCTTCCAAGGGCGTGTTGGGCACTTCAAAATTTTCCATTTCTTTGGCGCGCTTGCGGTTCAAAATTTTTGCTTTGATGTCTTTGTCCATGTATTGGGCGCCTTCTTTGCCCCACAGGCCCATGGCGAACTGGATGACTTGGTCGGTGACTTCTTTGTAGCGCTCGCCGGTCATGATGTTGATCGCCGCCTGGCTGCCGACGAATTGGGCGAAGGGCGTGACCATAATCGGATAGCCCAACTCGGCGCGGACTTGGACGATCTCTTCGAGCACGTCCGGCATCTTGTCTTCTTTGCCGAGCATTTTTAACTGATGGCGCAGGTTGGAAATCATGCCGCCCGGCACCTGGTGGCGGTACCAGCCTTGATCGAACTCGCGCGGCGCGCCGATCGGCAATCCGGCCTCGGCGGCGCAGCGGCGAAAGTGCGCTTCCACCGGCGGCAAGACTTTTTCGTTGACGGCGACCTTGTAACCGAGCGCGCGCAGGTTGTTCACCACGTTGAAGACTGACGGTTGCGCCGAGCCGTTGGCCAGCGGCGGAATCGACGTGTGGACGATGCGAATGCCGGCTTTGACGACTTCGAGGACGTTGAACGGCGCCAGGCCATTGTTGCAATGGCAATGAAACTCCACCGGCACGGCGCCGATGTTGTCGAGAATAAGCTTGGCCAAGAACGATGCGCGGTCGGGCGTGAGCATGCCGGCGACGTCTTTGAAGCAGAGACGATAGGGTTTCATCGCCGCCGCCTCGCGCACTTTGTGCGCCCAATGCTCGTCGGTATGGCGCGGCGAGATGGTGTAGATCAGATTGACCACGGACGTCATACCCATCTGCTTTAGTTCTTCGACCTCGGGTTTCAACTCACTGTAATCGTTCCACGGATCGGAGAGGCGGGTCTGGTTGATGCCGTAGCCGATGACGAGTTTTAGCAGCAGCCGTGGAATGCACAACGGGCTCAAAATAAAGCCGCCGGTGAGACCGCCGTGGTAGCGCAGCTGGGTATTTTTGATTTCTTTTTGTCCGTAGCGCACCCAATCCCACGGGTTGTCGAGCTGCTCGCGGATGACTTTCTTGAAACGGCCGGAGACGAAAAACTCCATCGCCTCAAAGCCCGCTTGGTCCATGTGCTGCAACACCGGGTGCATCATGCCAGTGGTCATGTTGTGCGCCCACAGGCTGGTGTTGCCGTCGCGCAGGGTGGTGTCGACGATGCGGATTTCTTCCATGAATCGACCCTGAAATCAGAACTTAAAATGGCCTTCTTTGAGCAGTTGATCGATGATGCTGGTGTCAATAAACGCCGCCGGATCGGCCTTGAGGGCGGCTGGCGTCGTGCGGCTGATCGCTTGCAGCGTATTTTTCATGGCCTCGAGTTTCGGTCGCGGATTTTTGTCAGCCCATTTGGCATAGGCGGTGTAGGAGTATTCCGTGTCTTCTTTGCTGGTGCCGAGAAAGTCGACGAGATAGGAGAGGGTTTTCTCCTTTTGCGTGAAATAAAACTTCATCGCGTCAGCCAGAGCTCGCTCCACGCGCACGACCGCTTCACGATTGCCGGCGAGAAAAGATTTCTGCACCCATTCACCGTTTTGCTGCCACTGAATGCCTAGGTCCGGCAGGGCGTAAAGCTTTCGGATGCCCTTGGCTTCGCCAATTTTATCGAAGGGCGGCGGCAGCACCGAAAATTGCACGTCGCCTTTTTCCAACTGACTGATGACGTTGTGCCAATCGGGCCGTCCCATTTGCACAAACTTCACGTCTTTCTCGGGATCGATGCCGAGCTTCGACAAACCGAAGCGCATGGCGACATCGGGCGCGGCGCCGAACGGTCCGCCCACTTGGCCGGTTTTGCCTTTCAAGTCCGCAACTTTGGTGAATTCCTTGCGCGCGACGAGATAGTAGGGAAAGACATTGATCCACGACGCGATGTTGATAAAGGCTGGCGCACCTTCTAACGTTGCGGTGGTGAATGCCGCGCCTGCGCCCATCGTCAGCTGCATGCTGCCGCCGAGTATCGCTTGCACGGCGGCCGTGGTTTGGGTCTCGATGATTTTGACCTCTAGCCCATGTTTGGCGAAGAGATTTTCCTTTTGCGCGATCAGCAGTGGACCTGTGCCGGGATTAATGCCAGTCTGGCCAATTGTTAGTTTAATCGGCTGGGCGCTCGCTGGTTCTATGAATGCGAAGGGAAATACACAAAGCGCCGCTAAAATGAGAGTAAACATAAGCTTGCCTCCTAGTCGGGTCGCTATATTTTCGCCGGATCATAGGGCGGGTCGATTGAGCCTGTCAAGTTAAAGTTCAGCCGATATTTCGCGTCTTAGATCAGGTGGGAATGATTCTCTTTTTTGCATATTCCTTGCTCGCAGTTCTATTCGCGGGTTGCGGGGCCATCGTAAATCAGCCGGCGCTTGAGGTCGTCGAATCGCCGAGCGTTGCCGGCGCGGGTGCGTTGGCGCGATTCTCAGTGACCGTGCACGTGATCCTGCAGGAGCATGAGAACCCCAATCCTGAGGGGCGTGCCAAGCAGGACCTCAACAAAGTGGCTGTCTGCCAAGCCAACGTTGTCGAGTTGGCGAGTCGGATAGCCGCTTCCGGCGTCAAAGCCGTCGTCGTCGAAGGGGTTTACGGCGCGGGAAGTTTGGCCAACCCGGAAGCGATCACCGTTGATGAAATCGCCGACACGGAACGGAGCAAAGCAAAATGGCTGCTAGCCCAACGCAGCGACCTAACGGTCTATGGTTTCGAGCTCAAACCGCTCAATGAGTTTGGTATCGCCGTGATCGGCGAGATGGGCAAGTCGGTGGCGCAGGCCAATGAGATCGCAAAACAGGTGGGTTCTGCGCTGGGGCCGGATGACCACGAGCGTTACGACCGATTTATTCAAGAAGAGTTTACCAGGCTCAATCTCTGGTATGCCGGCGTGATTCCGGAGCGCAGTTTTTTGGCGCTGCAAACCGCGCTCGCTGTCGCGCTCGCCCGCAGCGAAAATGCCGTGCAGCTCGTTATCGGCAAGCAGCACTGGGGTGACTTGGCCTACGCGGCCAATCGGCACCCCGACGTCCGCATACGCCTGGTGCCCTATAGCTGCTACTAAAATCGCTATTTGTTTTTCGGCTCGTGCTTGATGATCGGCCGCTGTTTGCCTCCGTTCAGTGCTCGTAAGAATATGTCTCGGCGCAGTCTAGCTTCACCAGGTTGCAAAAGAAATCGCGCACCGCCGGTTCGTACATGAAGCGGGTGTAATCATAGTAGGGCCCGTAGCTCGCCCAAATCTCTTTGTCTGGCTCGATATCTTTGATGGCGACGAAAATAAAATATGGGTAGTCGCAGAGCTGGCGGATGGCGGCGTTCTGAAAGCCGGTGTCGCGGCCGTTGACCTTGCTCGGTGCGAAATTGATGCGCCTGACGTTGCCACCGAACTCTTTGCTGTCGAGGTATCTGTAAGGCGCGGTTTCTTCCCAAGCGCATTCGGGAATCGACGCGATGTAATGATTGCCCGCCGGGTAATCTTCCGCCGTGCGCAGCCGCCCGCCCAGATGGCCGATGACTTCGCCTTCTTTGATCTTGACCTTGGCAAACAGGCCGTTGCCGGCACCAGGAATGAGCGACGGTTTGACTTCGGTGCGCTTGTCTAGATCCGTGTCGATCTTGAGAATGGGCACGAGTTTCACCGGTTCGTCGTTGGCGCGCGATATATAAAAACTAGAGAACAATAAAGCGGTTATCGCTAGACCGTAGATCGTGAAATGTTTCATCGAGATTCGATTTGGCGCTCGCAGTTGGCGATCAGTTATTTTCACCCGGAACCATGAGCGCGCGTGCTTGTCAATCCATTGTGTCGATCACACCAACTTGAAGAGCTTTTTAGTATTGAGCGCGAGAATGTTGGCCTTGTCCTGCTCGCTGATTTTCGCTTCGTTGATATCCGCCAGCGTGTGGCAGTGTTCATAGCTGGCAGGGTGGGAATAAAAAAGACTGCCAAAAAGCAGCCGGTGCGAACCGACCGCTTCGACGAAGTTCTTGATATAGCCGGCGCCTTTACAATGGGCGGTGTCGAATAGAATGTTCTTGGTGCGCTTGGCAATGTCGAGCGCCAGTTGGCTGTTGGTGTTGGTCGTGAGCGCGTCGAGTGAAACAAAGGTCAGCTCGGGAAATTCGACCGCCAATCGCTCCAGCCGCCAAACCGCTTCGAGATTGGACTCGGCATTGGTATGAATCAGCGGCACCAGGCCCAACTCGCTGACTTTTTTGAGCAGCGGCCGCATCAAGGCATGATCGACGGCGAGTCCTTGGAAACGGTGATGCCAAACGACGCCCTGGAGCTTGAGCGCGTGTTTGATCCGTTCCAGCTCGCCGAGCGAGCGTGCGCCATGCAGCGGCTCGACGATGCCGCAGGCGACGGGAAAACGCTTGGGATCGCGTTCTTGATAGGCGGCCACGACGTCGTTCGAGCGCATGGTGTCTTTGATGCCGTCGGCCTGTATGTAGCCGGTGGCGGCCAAAATCGCCGACTGAGTGACGCCGTTGGCGTCCATGATGCGCACACGGCTGGCGTAATCTTTCTCTTGCCAGCCTTCGTTTCCTGGGCCCTCTTGCAAGCTGCCGCCGCTGAGCGAACCCAAATGGTGGTGAATGTCGAAGACTTCCATCGTACTCTCCGTTTAAATGCTAGCGTGAAATAGAAGAATTCATTAGACCCGATGGGCGCCCAAACGCAAGGGAATCCGGTTGACAGCCGCGCGCGGTTCGGCGCAAATAGGGAGCACAAAAGGAGGTTCCCATGGGACAGCTAAAAATCGAAGGCGTGACGCACTGGTCGATTCCGGTCAACAATCTCGAAGAGTCGGAAAAATTCTACGGCGACCTGCTCGGCTTGAAGCACCTCGGCCGGCTCGGTGACTCCGGCATGTCGTGCTTCAATGTGGGCGATCATAATATTCTCCTGTGCACGCGCGCTCCGAAGGTCGACCGGAATTTTGTCGAGGAGCGCAACGTGCATCATTCGTTCACCGTGGGACCGGAAACATTGGAAACGGCCTGCAAGGTTTTCAAAGCACAGAAAGTAAAGATCGAAGAACTTTATTATCGCAAGGGCGGCTACTTCCCGGGCCGCGAGCTCTACTTCTTTGACCCAAGCGGCAATCGGCTCGAGCTGCGCGACCCGACTTGGAAAGCCGGCATGCCTGAGCCGTCGTTCGAGGAAGTTGCCGGTAAGTAGCCGGGTAAGTTTGGAATTCTTCACTGGCGCGCCGTCAGTCTCACGCACTCGTTGATGCGAGACTGTGTCGCAATTCATAGATGAGCCGAAGGCGAAGAATCTGCTTCGTACAACTGTACAGAAAAGCAGATCCTTCGCTTCCGCTCAGGATGACAAAACGGCTGGTTTCTCGGTTGCGACAGAGTCCCGGCGCTGGTGAGACTGACGCACACTCAGCCCGCGGTTTGCAAGACTCGCCGATATTCGTTATCCCAAACAAGTTGTGCGCAATCGGAGAACCTTTGGCTGGCCCATCGACTAACGCAGACAACTCAAGAGCCGCTTCGAGCCGTTCCCCTGAGCCCGATAAAAAAGTCGCTTTTGCCGCGCTGCAGCACCGCGACTATCGCTGGTTTCTTGGCGCCACCATGCTCGCCATGATGGCGGACAACATCGAGCATGTGATCAGCTATTGGGTGTTGTTTCAGAAGTTTCAGTCGCCGGTGCTGGCCGGTTTTGCCGTCATCAGCCATTGGACGCCGTTTCTCTTACTCTCGGTTTATTTCGGTGCGCTGGCCGACCGCTACGATTGCCGCAAGCTGATTCAGATCGCCCAGGTCATGTACATGGTCGTGTCGGCCACCTGGGCGATATTGTTTTTAACCGACACGATTCAAGTTTGGCACGCTTGTGTGCTTTTGGTGATCCACGGCATCGCCGGGGTGTTTTGGACGCCGGCGGAGATTCTTCTGATCCACGATATTGTCGGGCCGAAAGATTTGCCGAGCGCGGTGCGGCTCAATGCCACGGCGCGCCAGCTCGGGATTCTTTTCGGCCCGGCGGTGGGCGGTGGCTTGATGTTGTGGTTCGGTGCGCCGACGGGGCTGTTCGTCAACGTGCTTATCTATGTGCCGTTTACGATTTGGCTGATGCTGGTGCCCTACACCGGCCACCTGCGTGATGGCGCGCCGGCGCGGCGCGGCATGCGCTGGCGCGAAGCGTTCATGATCATGCGCGACGTGATGGAGCATCGTTCGATCGCCACGATGATCTTTCTCGGCGGCGCCGCGTCGCTGTTCGTCGGCAACGCCTTTCAAGCGGCGATGCCGGAGTTCGCTCACGATCTCGGCACCGAGAAAGCTGACTTCGCTTACAGCGCTTTGTTAGCAGCCAATGCCGCCGGTTCGGTCTTTGGCGGTTTCGTGCTCGACGGCAAACAGTGGATTCCGCCGACGGTGAAGGCGGCGATCGCCTGCGCGATTCTCTGGTGCGTGGTCATGACCGGCTTTGCCTTTTCGACGAGCTATCCGCTGTCGCTGATTCTATTATTCGGCGCCGGCGCGCTGAACTTGGCGTTCTATTCGATTGCCCAAACCATCGTGCAATTGGAATCGCCAGTGGCGCTGCGCGGCCGTTTGATCGGGTTGTTTTCCATGTCGGCCTTCGGTCTGCGCGCCTTCAGCGGCGTAACCGTCGGCGTTATCGGCGGCCTGATCGGCATTCACTGGTCGCTGGCGCTGAGCTCACTGATTCTCCTCGCAGTCACCATCGCGTTGTTCGCTTTCGCGCACCAGAGCCGCGCGGTCACCGAAGCGAGTTAACAGAATCTTTCTCCTTCTTTGGTCTGGTTGCGAGCCTGGCGGTTATCCGTTACTTTCCAAAGCTAATCTTCTATTCTAATCGGAGCATTCCTTGGCATCTGCGAGTGACCATCAGCCGAATGTCGCGCCACCGTCGGCAGAGAAAAAGTTAGCTTTCGCCGCGCTGCGCCACAAAGATTTTCGCAGCTACTTCTGGACCACCGCGCTGGCCATGATGGCTGACAACATCGAGCATGTGATCAGCTACTGGCTGTTGTATCAAAAGTTTCACTCGCCGACGCTGGCCGGCTTTGCGGTGTTGAGCCATTGGACACCATTTTTGCTTTTCGCGGTTTACTTTGGCGCCATGGCGGACCGCTATGATTGCCGCAAAGTCATTCAAGTGGCGCAGATCATGTACATGGGCGTGTCGGCGTTGTGGGCGTTTTTGTTTTGGACCGACACGATTCAAGTCTGGCACGCCTGCGTGTTGCTGGTGATTCACGGCATGGCGGGGGTGCTCTGGGGACCCGGCAGTCAGTTGTTAATTCACGATATCGTTGGCCGGGAGCAGTTGCAGAGCGCAATTCGTCTAAATTCCACGAGCCGCCAGTTGGGAATTCTTTTCGGCCCTGCGGTGGGCGGCGGCATGATGCTCTTGTTCAGTCCATCGGTGGGACTGGTGGTCAACACATTGATCTACTTGCCGCTGACGCTGTGGCTGCTGCGCGTGCCCTACACCGGCCACAGCCGCGAGGGCGCGGCGCCGGCGCGGCGCGCCATGAGTTGGACCGACGCTTTCAAAGTCATCCGGGAAATTTCCGATAACCGCCCCGTGACTACAATGGTCATACTGGGCGGCTGCGTGTCGTTTTTCGTCGGCACGGCGTTCCAAGCAACCATGCCGGAGTTTGCCCACGACCTGGGTACTGAGAAAGCCGACTTCGCCTACAGCGCACTGCTCGGTGCCAACGCCGCCGGCGCGGTGGTCGGCGGCTTTCTCCTGGAGGGGCGCTCCTGGCTGCCGCCCAGCGTGAAGACCGCGATCATCAGCGCGATCCTCTGGTGCGTCACCATCGCGGCGTTTGCGCTGTCTTACAATTATTACCTCTCGCTCGGCCTGTTGTTTCTCGCCGGTGTATTGAACCTGGCGTTTTCGTCGATGGCGCAGACCATCGTGCAGCTCATGTCGCCGCCGCAGCTGCGTGGCCGGCTGATCGGTTTGTACTCGATGACCAGCATGGGCTTTAAAGCTTTTAGCGGCGTCACGGTGGGCGTGGTCGGCGGCTTGATCGGCGTGCACTGGTCGCTGGCCTTGAGCGCGATGGTTTTGCTGGCGATCACGGTGGCGCTCTTCGCTTTTTCGATTCCCGGACAACCGGCGGAGAAAGTGGTTCAAGGCTGAAGCCGCATGGCTGCAAAACCGCAACCAAAAACCCAGGAGCCCGCGGCGGCGCCGGCCAAGCCACGCGCCTTCGCCGCGCTGCATCACGCCGATTATCGGAAATATTTCTTTGTCCTGATGTTGGCGCAGATGGGCGACAACATCGAGCATGTGATCAGCTACTGGTTGCTCTATCAGAAATTTCACTCGCCGGTGCTGGCCGGTTTCGCGGTCATCAGCCACTGGACGCCATTTTTATTTTTCGCGGTTTACTTTGGCGCGCTGGCCGATCGCCACGACTGCCGACGCGTGATTCAGAGCGCGCAGGCGATCTACGCCGTGGTGTCGCTGCTTTGGGCGGTCTTTTTTCTCACCGACACGATTGAAGTCTGGCATGCCTGCGTGCTTTTGGTCGTGCACGGCATGGCCGGAGTTCTTGGCCAACCGGCCAGCCAGTTGATCATTCACGACATTGTCGGGCGCGAGCATTTGCAAAGCGCCGTGCGTTTGAACTCCACCGGACGCAATATCGCAATTCTTTTTGGCCCCGGCGTCGGTGGTACGACAATGCTCCTGTTCGGCGGTCCCGCGGGATTGTTCATCAACGCGCTGATGTACGTGCCGGCGATCATCTACATGATGATGATCCCCTACACTGGCCATGGCCGCGATGAAGCGGGGAGTGTGCGGCCGGGCCGAGCCGGCTTGGGCGGCGCCATCAAATTGCTGCGCGAAAGCGCGTCCAATCCGACTATCCTGTCAATGATCTTGCTGGGTGGCTCGACGTCGCTGTTGGTGGGCAACGCTTTCCAAGCGCAGATGCCGGATTTCGCCCACGACTTCGGTCATGACAAGCACGATTGGGCTTATAGTATTTTACTCGGCGCCAACGCTGCCGGCGCCGCAGTGGGTGGATTGCTCTTGGAAGGCACCGGTTGGCTCAAAGCCAACGCGCGCAACGCGGCGATCTGCTCGATTCTCTGGTGTGTCGCGATCATTGGCTTCGCAGTCTCAACAGTCCTGTCCTTTGCAATTGCGCTGTTGTTTTTCGCCGGCTTCCTCAATCTGGCATTTTTATCGATGGCGCAAACTTTGGTGCAATTACAGGCGCCGCCCAATCTGCGTGGCCGTTTAATCGGCTTGTTCAACACGTCGAACAACGGTCTGCGCGCCTTCAGCGGCGTCACCGTCGGTGTCGTCGGCGGCCTGATCGGCATTCACTGGTCGCTGGCACTCAGCTCGATGGTGTTGCTCGCCGTGACGATTGGGTTATTCGCGTTTGTGATTCCGGGGCGAGGGGCGGAGAAGAGTTAATGAATTCGGCTTCGGCTGTTTAACCGCAGTGCAAAAAACGTAAAGCCAAAATAAAAAGGGCGGGTTTGAACCCCGCCCGAAATTCGCCAGAGATAAATCGGTCTCTATTAGCTACGCCGCCCGTTCCGTTTTCGCTGCTTTGAATTGGTTTTTCTTCAAGGCTTCGTAGCTTGCCAGTAACTGCTTCTTTTCCGCTTCGCTGATGCCCAATTGTGGGCGGCGCACTTTGGCGGTTTTGATCAGGCCTTCGTGCTGCAGAACGACTTTGATACGGGCGACGGCTTCGACGATCGGTTCGCTGAAGACCAATTCCTTCACCGCTTCCAATTCTTTTTGAATGCGCGCGGCTTCTTCGTGCTGGCCGGCGCGGCCGGCGAAGTCCATGGCGCCCCAGCGCTCGGTGGCGACGTTGGCGACGCCGATAAGCGCGCCGTGGGCGCCGAGCTGGTAGCTCTCGGCGACGAACCGGTCGTTGCCGGTAAGGACGCGCATCTCGGCGCGGTCGTGTTCGAGGGCTTTGAGGGTGTCAGTGAAAAGTTTGATGTCGAAGGACGCTTCCTTGAAGGCGACGACGTTCTCGAGGCGGGCGATGCGGCAGATGGTCTCGGGGTCGTAGTAATAGCTCTTGACCGGTATTTGAAACAGCACCACCGGCAGTTTGGTCTCACTAGCGAGGTCTTCGAAGTAGCGAACTTTCAGGTTGTTGTCGACTTTTCCCCAGGAGAATAAGAGGGGCGGGAAGATCATCACGCCGTCGATAGCGAGGCTTTCCAAATCGCGCATGAGGCCGACGGTTTCGTCGGTGGATTGCGGCGCGATGGTGGCGATATGGGTTTTGCCGGCATCGCGGGCGATTTTGCCGCAGATTTCGTAGACCTGCCGCTTCTCCGCCAGGCTCAGCACCGGGCTTTCACCGATGCGCGCGCAGGAGACCAGACCGGCGACGCCGGGCAGCGCGGCGAAATATTTCGTCAGGCGTTCGAGGCTCGCCAAGTCCAACGAGCCGTCGTCGTGAAACGGCGTGACGTATGGAATATAAAGGCCGCTGAACCGATCGTGAATGGCTGCCATGTTGATCTCCTGGCTTGGAATTCTTGCTGCTCACGAGTAGAACAGACTTCGATGGCCCGTTCAAGTTCGAGGAGAGTCTCCATGGCCGCAGCAGTTTCTTGCCAAGAATTGTCGGCGCTGATGCCGTCGCCTGATCTCTATGCGGTTTTCGACGTGCGCGAGCGCGGCGAGTCCAACCAGGAACAAATCCCCGGCGCGACATCCTTACCGCGCAGCCAGATCGAATTCCGCATCGCCGAGCTGGTGCCGGACCGGAATATTCCAATTGTGCTTTACGACGAGGATGGCGAGCGCGCGCCGCGGGCGCGGTGCACTCTGGTGGAGCTTGGCCACAATTATGTCTCGCTGCTCGCGGGCGGTCTTCCGGCCTGGAAAGCGCAGGGGTATGGGACTGTCAGCGGCGTCAACGTGCCGAGCAAAGCCTTTGGCGAAAAAGTGCATCACGAACGGCAGGTGGCGGACATGACTCCCGAGCAACTGAAGGCGTTGCAGGATCGCGGCGAAGAGTTGGTGATTCTCGATGTGCGGACGCCCGAGGAATATGGCCGCTTTTGCATTCCCGGCGGCCAGAGTGTGCCTGGCGGCGAACTGATTCTTTGGGCTGACGAGTTGCGTCGCAGGCCGACAGTGATAGTCAACTGCGCCGGCCGCACCCGCAGCATCATCGCCGCTGCGGCACTGCGACGTTTAGGTTTAACGAATGTGCGCGCGCTGCGCAACGGCACCATGGGTTGGGTGTTGGCGGGGCTTGAATTGGAACAAAAGCCCGGCCGCGGCGGGCCGCAGGCGCCGGCAGAGAGTCGGGAGAGCGCCGTCGCGGCGGCGCAACGAATCGCTGAAGAAGAAAAACTATCTTTCCTAACCGTGGAGGAATGTCAGAAACTTGGAAACAACGAGCGCTACCTGATCGACGTGCGCTCGGAAAAAGAATTTGCCGAAGGCCATATCGATGGATCGATCAATGTTCCGGGCGGGCAGGCAGTGCAGCGCTCCGACGATTTCGTTGCCGTGCGCAACGCGAAGATTGTTTTCGTCAGCAGCGACGGCACTCGGGCGACCATGGCGGCCTATTGGTACCGCGAGATGGGTTTTCCGCAGGTTTTCATTCTGAGCGGAGGAAGCAAAGCCTGGCAAGCCAGCGGGGACAAGTTGCTCAGCGGGACGCCTGAATCTAAGCCGCTTGGTCTTGACGCTGTACTGCGGGAAACGAAAATGATCGATGCCGCCGATTTGGCTGAGCGAGCGAAGGGCGAAAGGCCTTTGATTCTCGATGTCGGCACAAGCCTCGATTATGAGTCAGGCCACCTACCGGGTGCGAAATGGATCTCGCGGGGTTGGCTCGACATCAAACTTCCTGGGTTATTTCCGGACAGGGCGAAGCCGATCATCGTTACCTGCAGCGATGGCCGCCAATCGGCTTTCGCGGCGCGAGCCCTGGTGGAAATAGGCTGGCAGAATGTTGCCGTGCTGCGCGGTGGCATTCGTGCATGGCAGGAGAGGGGACACGCGATCGAAACTGGGCTGACAGATGCACTGATTGAGCCCAACGATGTCGTGTTGTCGCCGTCGATCCGCGGCACCAAAGAGGATATGCAGAACTATCTAAATTGGGAGTTAAAGTTGAAACTATGATTAGGAGAACGGGCTAACCGGCGTGCTTGCGAATAAAGGCCGTCATTATCTCCATCGCTCGCATGGTTTCCGGCTTATCCGGAGAGGGCACCATCCGGTGCTCGGGTAGGCCGCTGAACATCTGTACGTCCATAGTGCCGCCGCGTCTGCGGTAGGAGGCAACAAACTTCTCTTCCATCTCCAAAGGATGATTCTTGTCGTTCTCTTTGAGTAATAGCAGAATCGGCGGCATCTCGATCTTTTCACCGCTATCACAGATGGTCTGTGGACTGCCTTCGCTCATCGCCTCTTCAGTGCGCCAGTAATCGTAGTGCGCCTTGATATGTTCTTGGTTGTTGATGCGCTTCGCGTAAAGAAACCGATAATGCGGACAGATGACTGGCCAGCCGGCGATCACGTACGCGAGGCTTGCATCCACTTGAGGAGACTTCGCCAGCGGCGATGACGCGTAGGCGGCGTGGCGCGGTCTCATCGCGCTCAGGACGACTTGATGGCCGCCGCTAGAATTCCCGAAGGCGCCGACTTTTGTCGAGATCTGGTATTCGGCTGCATGGGCTTTTAGCCAGCGCGTTGCGAGATTGATGTCACAGACGGATGCCGGATAGCCGGCTTCGGGTGGTTGGCGGAACTCTACCGCAGCGACGAGAATCCCTTGCGCCGCCAGGGCATGATCGATGCCGGCGTTGTTGGTGCGATCGCCATTGTGCCAGGCGCCGCCGTGCACGTCGATGATCGCTGGAAACGGCCCATCGCCTTTAGGCTGATAGATGCGCAGCGGCCAGGACTTGCCGCCGATGGATTGATACTCGACATCACGGACTTCGACTTCGTATTTGGCCGGGTGTGTCATAAGCCATACTCCGTCGTTGGAGAGTCTTTGGGCGTTCTATCTCGTTCAGCAGTTATCGTATTTCGCGCTGGCGAAATATTTCACC
This window contains:
- a CDS encoding sulfurtransferase gives rise to the protein MARSSSRRVSMAAAVSCQELSALMPSPDLYAVFDVRERGESNQEQIPGATSLPRSQIEFRIAELVPDRNIPIVLYDEDGERAPRARCTLVELGHNYVSLLAGGLPAWKAQGYGTVSGVNVPSKAFGEKVHHERQVADMTPEQLKALQDRGEELVILDVRTPEEYGRFCIPGGQSVPGGELILWADELRRRPTVIVNCAGRTRSIIAAAALRRLGLTNVRALRNGTMGWVLAGLELEQKPGRGGPQAPAESRESAVAAAQRIAEEEKLSFLTVEECQKLGNNERYLIDVRSEKEFAEGHIDGSINVPGGQAVQRSDDFVAVRNAKIVFVSSDGTRATMAAYWYREMGFPQVFILSGGSKAWQASGDKLLSGTPESKPLGLDAVLRETKMIDAADLAERAKGERPLILDVGTSLDYESGHLPGAKWISRGWLDIKLPGLFPDRAKPIIVTCSDGRQSAFAARALVEIGWQNVAVLRGGIRAWQERGHAIETGLTDALIEPNDVVLSPSIRGTKEDMQNYLNWELKLKL
- a CDS encoding alpha/beta hydrolase, with product MTHPAKYEVEVRDVEYQSIGGKSWPLRIYQPKGDGPFPAIIDVHGGAWHNGDRTNNAGIDHALAAQGILVAAVEFRQPPEAGYPASVCDINLATRWLKAHAAEYQISTKVGAFGNSSGGHQVVLSAMRPRHAAYASSPLAKSPQVDASLAYVIAGWPVICPHYRFLYAKRINNQEHIKAHYDYWRTEEAMSEGSPQTICDSGEKIEMPPILLLLKENDKNHPLEMEEKFVASYRRRGGTMDVQMFSGLPEHRMVPSPDKPETMRAMEIMTAFIRKHAG